Genomic DNA from Halalkalicoccus tibetensis:
TAATCGTGACGGACATGGCGGTAATAGATGCTGGACGATCAGAAAATTCAGCGGGAGATTCTAAAATTCCTCTACCAACAGTGGGTGGAAAACCCCCGCGGCCAGACGAACACTGGTGAAGTGGGTAAAGAACTGGAGGACATCTTCGAGAACGGGTATAAATACCATCTGACCCGGCTCAACGACAACGGCTATATCAACACTGAATCCTTATCGGCGCGGCACCAGTACGTGAACATCTCGATCACTGGTATCGAGAAGCTCACCCAAGACGGATACGAGACGATCCTGGTAGATGACCACCGATACGCGATTCTGCGCGTACTGTATGAGATCGATCGCCAAAAGGGAGGTGCAGCCCACAACCACGTGGGTATGGACATCCTCCAGGAAGAGATCGAGATTGACGACGAGACGTTGAAACAGAACATCTGGTACTTGGAGGAGAAAAGATTGGTAGAGACAGGGCCAGGTAGGATGTTATCCGTCCAAATCACTGCGAGGGGGCGGAACCGGTACGAAGAGCATCGGAACGACAACACGCAGATCCCACGGACCCATACTGGTGCAAGATGGACCCAGCATACAATCGCCCAGGGCGATTTCGAGAAGGCGAACAGCGTGTTCCGGGATTTCGTGGAACTCGCCCGGGATGAAGTGATTATCATCGACTCGTATGCCAAAGCAGGCCTCTACGAAATGCTCGAAGCCGTCCCGGGCACGGTTGACGTCCGGGTGATCGGTTCGGATCGACAGCTGAATGACGAACACAGGGAGGCATACCGTACATTCGCGAGGGGTCGGCCCGGGGAAACGGAACTACGATTTCTTGAGTACAACGAATGGCCGTTCCATGGCCGGTACATGATCCGAGATCGGGAGGATGGATATGTCTGGGATCACACCTTCGCCGACTCCGGTAGCGGCCATCACACGATCAGTGAGGTCCGCCCCGTGAACTTGGAAAATACCATGGCAGATTTTGACCAAGCATGGGGGCGAGGTGAGGTTGTGGAATGAAACACCACGAGGAATTCAACATCCCTATCCCGGCCGACGAGGGCGGAATGATCGGCCGTCAATGCCCACGATGCGCGAGAAAATTCGAGATCGAAGAAGAGACCTACTTGGATCAGGGTTACACGAACCTCCGGTGTCCATACTGTGAACTAATCGCAGAGCTTGATGCCTACTTTACCGAGGAACAAATCGAATATGTATATGGAGTGACCCAAGAACAGGGACGGCGAATCATGGAGGAGGTCATCGAAAGCACGCTCGGAGAGGTCCCCGAGGTGAAGGGCGACTTTATCGAATTCACCCACAACTTCGATGATGTCGATCTCGGGACAGTCGGTGCAGAATCCCCGCACCTCTCGATCGAGATGGACACCATTGAGTGCGATGAGTGCGGCTTTCGATATGCTGTCGAGGAAGGCCGAACCGGCGTGTGCCCCGTTTGCCGATAGAATTGTTATTCAAAAATTCGGAAATAGTACTCTGATATGCGCTCTATTATTTTACACGCCCCCTATGAACCATCTAATACAAACAGGTAAATCAGCCGAGTTCGGCCCTTCCAAGCCACAGTTGAAGCTACATTAAGACTACCCTGAAGGCTTTTGTAACTACATTGGCCAGTAGAGGCCATGAGACAAGGGTCACCCGAGGAATTCCATGAACTGGAACCACAGGACGTGCGCGAATATTGGACTCACGAGGCTCACGATTTCACGCCATGGTTGGCGAACTCAATCGAATCTGAAGAGGTCTCTCATCTCGAGGATATCCTCGGACTGGATTTGGAGGTGACCGAGATAGAGAAGAGTGTCGGAAAATACAATGTCGATATCGTAGCCGAAGTCGTCGACGACAGTCGCCAGGTCGTCATCGAGAACCAACTGAGTTCTTCCGATCACGACCACTTGGGGAAGTCTATTGCTTACGCGGCCGGTGTCGATGCGGACATTATCGTTTGGATCTCGCCGACGTTCAACGACGAGCACCGAGACGCTATCCAATGGTTGAACAAAAACAGCCGGGAGGGCGTCGACTTGTTCGCCATTCGGCTCGAAGTATGGCGGATCGGCGAATCACCTCCAGCAGTCCGATTCAATCCAGTCGAAGACCCCAGCGAGTGGAAGGAGAAAGCCAAGCGGTCTGAGGGCGAGTTGACGGAGACAAAGAAACTCCAGGAGGAGTACTGGACGCAGTTCCGCGATCTGATCGACAGCAAGGATACCCCGTTACGAGCGCGAAAGCCGAAGCCACAGCACTGGTACAACAATCCGATCGGGAAATCGGGCTACAAACTCCAGTTCACGGTCAACACGGTGGAGAATAGGCTGTACGCTCAGCTCATTATCAAGGACGACTCGGAGGCTTTCCAGTCCTTGGAGCAACAGAAAGAGCAGATCGAGGAGGAGATGGGTGAGTCGTTCATCTGGCACCCGCCAGAGGAGGCTCAGGGAGAGAGTAACCGGAGCAAGATTACGCTTCGTCGAGAGGGTCATCTAACGGAAAAGGGCGACTGGGATCAGTACCACCAATGGATGCTGAAGCGAGGAGAACAATTCCATGAGGTATTCGCTGGTCGGATTCAGACCGTTTGAAAAGATACAATAAGATCCTATTGACGATAGGTGCACGCTTTGCCGCTAAAACCTTACTTTACCGTACACTTATCTTATATACCGTTACCTGCTAGCCACTCACAAGACGATAGGTAACCTAACACTCATAAGCAGGTTAGTGCACCAGAGGCCCGAATCCCGCTGGCACGGGTGGCGGGCCGTCCCCGACCAATGGACCTCTGTTACGGTAGGATTGCATCCGACCCTCCACACCGGATCAAATTAAGGTTTTCTACCGTCGGGAGCATCATTTGCAGACCCCCAACGACAGACTACATGCAATATCCCAGTATAGAACACTGGATTCGAGTCGAAAACGAGCGGCAAACTAGCGTTGACGATCAGGTTACAACGGCAAGCTGGCTATACGAACGCGCGTATACCGCCCCAAATGAGCGGCAGATACGACGGCGAGAACTCAAAGAAGAGATTGGTGACCGTCTCGATCATACTCTCAAGACGATTCTCGACAACCTACTCGAGATCGGCGTTATCGAGAAAATGACTCTCCCGGGAGCACAGGCATTTGTTCTTCACGAACGGACCGGTAAATCCTTCTTCGGAGTGCAGTCGAGTCAGAACGAGATCCAAGTACTGCTGAACGAAGAGGTCTCACGACTCCTCGCGGATATTCGAGAGCAGAACCGTCCTCCTCGAGTTAGTGCTACCGCTGATGGTGGTACCATTGAGGGAGATTCGTCAGTTACTCTCCGTGAGTTCGTTGCTGATACACTTGATATCCCACCTGAGTCCGTTGAGTCGGAGTTGACCGCTATTGACGAGACAAATGAAGATCTGGACGCTACCTTTGATCGAATGACTCAGTTTGACGCGGTAGTTGCAGCGATAAAGGATAGTGACGAATTCTCACGTCAAAAGAACTATGACCAGATGGGATGGAGAAACCGAGCTCATCGTTGGACTCTCTCCGAGCAAGCTGTGAGAGTTGAAGCACAGGGACAAGCATAATGATCTGAGGATACGAGCGGTACATATCTACAGATTTCTTTTTAACAGCTCCGTCAGCCATCGAGCCGATTATTGACCTCTATCGACTATGATAGAACCAATCGTACCACTTACTGATGCCTACGAACTCATTTTTGAATTCCCTCGTGTCGTACTATTCGATCACTGCTATAACCGCTCTCGCGAATTCTTCTAGATCGCGATCAGGCAGCTTCCGGTTGAAGAACACAAAGACCCTGATAATTGCGCTGGTTGTAGAGTGGTTTGGGCTTCTTGAGACCGTTTGCATCCCTATAGTACGCTGTGTTCTGAGTCAGTGAGGTTCTGCAATTCGGAGTAGTCTATCTTGACAGATAGTTTAACATTTAGTATATTTTTGCCTTTGATAATAGAAACTGATGGGTTCTGTAGAGCATCCCTAACTATATATAAATAGTAGTTATCACTATTATCCTTCAATCGTCCGAATTGCTTCTGAGTCAGATTGACACTTGGCGATTCTTTTTTACTTCCTTTGACCTCAATAACTCTTGACTCGGATTGGATATCGTATCCTTCGATTTCTTCGTGTCGGGAGAGAGCCTTAGCATCTCTCCCTTCCTCCGCTTCAACTAACAGAGCGGACTCTATAGCCACCTGCTCGACGATCGAGATCTCGTTGAGGTTGCTTTCAACACCGATAGCATCAAAGAACTGCTTCCATTGGTGCACATCGGCTCTCTCTTCGAGATATTCGGTTGAGAGAAACAAGGTTCTGGTAGGAATCAGGCCCGCCGTATGAAGTGCTTCGATTCGGTGGTTAGGGTAGTACTCCGCTGGATATAGGATATCCTCTGGTGATACCCATTCTCCGTCTTTGCTCTTTACTTTGATATCGCCGAGGTCGGGTACAGTAACCACTCCCTCGTGAAACAGGTCTAAAATTTCTATCGTTTGCTCTATCTTCCGTTCCTCGGATAGATCCGACCATTCGGGCTCGAATTCGATTGGCTCCTCCCCAGAGGATGAATCAGTTGTTTTCGCCTGTTCGGAAACACCACCTCCACCCCCTTGCTCAAGCGACTTGATCGTATCCTTCCCACGCAACCTTTTGTCGATATCCGCCTGATCGAAAGTTTTGGCGCCGAGTAGTTCTAGCGTCTCTATCGCTGTTTCATCCGCTATTCTCGGGTGTAGAATCGTGATATCGTCTCGTATATCGCTCGATAGCTCAAGGTCGTCATCCAGCACACGCACATTTCGGGGTATTTCGAGCTCATCTGCCTCCGTGAGAGTAATCTCTTCTCTTCTGAGCTTGGTGCCCAACAGAGTATTTTCAGTCCACTCGCCTATCTCCCGGTACAGCTGCGAGAAAAAGTCGGTATCCCCCTCCTGTGCCTTTAATTCGAAAAGCCGGTTCATGCTATCGGATAAGCCCCTGTTCGGAGAGTAAGTCGGTCCGGAAGTCATCTCCTGTTCTAACGCAGCAGCAACCTCGCAATCGGGATGGAGTCGCGACTTGTTCGGATACAGCTTGTCAAACTCGTTGTCTGAGATTAACTCGCCGATTGAGGAGTCAATGTTCACGCAGCGGCAGGGTCGGCCGAACTCATCATTGACCGTCAGGAGTACCGGTGCGTCCTTGAGGTGGTCCTGTAATGGCCTATGAATCTCGTCGTCGAAAAGAGAATGCCCGCCTTTCTGCGGGTAGAGGACGGTAGTGAAGTTCTTGCGCCAATCCGAATCCTGCTTGAACGCCGGGATTGCTTGGCCTATAATCAGCTCAAATATCTCCTGTGCTAACCACCGATTCCACAGAGCATCTCGGTGAATTGTCTCTCGCCCAGGTGCCGTTAGGAAATCTGCTTGGACTAAGAAATTGAGACCGCTGGGAACCTCTTTTAGCGGCAGGAAGCTAAATACCCCGATATGCGCCGTCCCTTCCTGTTTTTGCAGAACGTTATCTGTATTGAGTTCGAAAGCAACGATGATCTCACGGTGGTTAATTGTATGCCTCTCCCACTGCTTGGTCATGCGGTCCTCTTTGACTCGCCCTGGTACCTCGACAGTGTCGGTAAATCGTAACCAGCGCGTCGTCTCAGTCTCGTCGTTTCTCTCGGTGGTGACCTCGACGATGTCGTATTCATCCCGGGTAGTGACTATCGATTTCGAGATGGTCTTTTCGACGCCGTTGACTTCATCGATGATCTCGATCTCCTCTAAATTCTTCAGGAATAAGATGGTCCGATCGGATATCTGGCCTACGTCCAATTCGCTCGTGAGCTTGTCGAACGTCTCCTGACTGATATCATCGGAAAATGGAATCTCGAATTTCGTGTTGTACTCATCCGGAAACGTCTGGGCATCATCGTGTATCCAGATGGGGATGATTTGCCACGGGCTCTGAGTGGGGTCAGACCAGCTGTGTTTGTCGAATTCGAACTGATACTCACCCGAGTATATCCGTGGATTATCCGAAATTAAAAAGACGGATTTGAAGCCGACACCAAGGTAGCCGATGTAGTCCTCACCTTTGTCAGGGTTCGCTTTTGAGGACTGCCCGACGTTACAGACACTTTCGACGTCGTCATAGTCAAATTCTCGCCCATCATTGAGTATAGTAACTGCATCTTCGGTAAGCCGCAGGGAGAAGGAATTGCTTTGGCTGTCGTCGGCGTTTTGGATAAATTCCATCAGGAAGTGCCATTGTTCGGGGAATGCTTTTTCCAGCCGATTGATTGCCCCCGCAAGAGCTGCCATGAGGCTCTCGTCGCTACTTTCTTGCCTGTTATTCAACCGACTGATGTGATTTTTGCCCGATATCATAGATAGATGGCCTAAGAGTGTTTGGCAAAGGCATCGACTATTTCAGGAAGACTCCCTATATTATTTTCAGATAAATGGGAGACATCGATCTCTATCCTTTCTACTTGTTCATTGTCCCAGTCCATTGTTTGAAGGAGATAACGCGCTTCTTCTTCGAATGAGATTACCCCCAGCTCGCTATGAAAGTCTGCTACGAACGTGAGCAACCGATATTTTCTATTTGGTTTTAGTTCGCGTAGATCGGCATGCCATCCACCAGGAATCACTTCATCTAACCAACTCTCTTTCATTGTATCTCTTTGTCGATAAGTGAAGCCATTCGTGTCGATGAATTCTAAAGCGCTCTGATCCCATTCACACGTTTCATCACTGTGGTTTTCGACTACAACCCCTATCAGTAACCCACTGTAAGTCATATCTTGATTATACATGTTCAGTGTCATGTCGATGTATTCTATTCCAATTAGCTGAAGAGATAGGAACTGACCCCGATCCATTAATTCGCCAGGCATGAATAGACACTCATATTCAGGTCATATAATCATTTCCTATACGTAACACTTTGGAGGAACTGAGAGCGGACCTAAATTGCCTTTAAAAAGCGTCGCAGCTCGTTTCAATTCCGGACTTCCTTCGTACTTTTGGCAGCTACAGAGTCCGGATACGCATCCAGTCTACTATACCTCGATGCGGCGAGCACTGTCGGACTTAGCGATCTGGGAGCCAGCAGACGATCTTGCAGAGACGTACCTTCAGTTTCGCGCGCTGAACGAACGAATGCGGGATATCCTTACTGAGTATACCGGCGAGGATATCCACCTCTGGGATATTGAGCATGCTTTTTACTACTGGCAACACCGCGAAGAGGCGGAGGTAGAGGCGACTACGGAGTCGGAGCCAGCTAGTCAACCAGAGCCTGAGACGGTAGCTGTAGCCGAACCAGCCGAGACACTGCCGAGTAGTTACATCCCGCCGATCGTCTCGATCCTCCCCGACTTGGCGAGACGGACAGACCAGATGATAGCTCTGGCAGAGCAAAACGGGAAGACCGTTGAGTCACTATTCGAGAATCGGCTTGCAGTGTGTTTCCGCATTCTTGGCTACAAGGTCGAAGATTTAGGGCAAGGGAGTGGGCGCAACCCAGATGGAATCTTCACTTACCGAGGGAACGACAGCAGTTATGCGGTTATCTACGATGCTAAATCGAGTCCTGAGCCCTATCGATTACGGACAGGGGACGAACGGCAGTTTGAAGACTACATCAATCAGCATATTGGGGAGCTCCAACGGCGAGGCTTCGACAACATCTATTTCGCCGTTATTTCGGGATCGTTCGTTGATGAGGCTCGTGAAGCAATTCGTGGGCTGAAGATCCGGATGCCGATTCGTGAGGTCCGACTGCTTGAGGCGATGGCTGTTATTGAACTGCTTGAGAACTCGCTTCGGGATCCGGAATTTCGACTTGGACCCGGTGGATATCAGGGCGTTGGGTTGCAAGACTTCTTTGTTGAGAGTGGGGTTCTTACTGAGGCCGATGTTCGGGAAGAGCTTGGGTTGTAA
This window encodes:
- a CDS encoding DUF4268 domain-containing protein, whose amino-acid sequence is MRQGSPEEFHELEPQDVREYWTHEAHDFTPWLANSIESEEVSHLEDILGLDLEVTEIEKSVGKYNVDIVAEVVDDSRQVVIENQLSSSDHDHLGKSIAYAAGVDADIIVWISPTFNDEHRDAIQWLNKNSREGVDLFAIRLEVWRIGESPPAVRFNPVEDPSEWKEKAKRSEGELTETKKLQEEYWTQFRDLIDSKDTPLRARKPKPQHWYNNPIGKSGYKLQFTVNTVENRLYAQLIIKDDSEAFQSLEQQKEQIEEEMGESFIWHPPEEAQGESNRSKITLRREGHLTEKGDWDQYHQWMLKRGEQFHEVFAGRIQTV
- a CDS encoding DUF3883 domain-containing protein, with product MAALAGAINRLEKAFPEQWHFLMEFIQNADDSQSNSFSLRLTEDAVTILNDGREFDYDDVESVCNVGQSSKANPDKGEDYIGYLGVGFKSVFLISDNPRIYSGEYQFEFDKHSWSDPTQSPWQIIPIWIHDDAQTFPDEYNTKFEIPFSDDISQETFDKLTSELDVGQISDRTILFLKNLEEIEIIDEVNGVEKTISKSIVTTRDEYDIVEVTTERNDETETTRWLRFTDTVEVPGRVKEDRMTKQWERHTINHREIIVAFELNTDNVLQKQEGTAHIGVFSFLPLKEVPSGLNFLVQADFLTAPGRETIHRDALWNRWLAQEIFELIIGQAIPAFKQDSDWRKNFTTVLYPQKGGHSLFDDEIHRPLQDHLKDAPVLLTVNDEFGRPCRCVNIDSSIGELISDNEFDKLYPNKSRLHPDCEVAAALEQEMTSGPTYSPNRGLSDSMNRLFELKAQEGDTDFFSQLYREIGEWTENTLLGTKLRREEITLTEADELEIPRNVRVLDDDLELSSDIRDDITILHPRIADETAIETLELLGAKTFDQADIDKRLRGKDTIKSLEQGGGGGVSEQAKTTDSSSGEEPIEFEPEWSDLSEERKIEQTIEILDLFHEGVVTVPDLGDIKVKSKDGEWVSPEDILYPAEYYPNHRIEALHTAGLIPTRTLFLSTEYLEERADVHQWKQFFDAIGVESNLNEISIVEQVAIESALLVEAEEGRDAKALSRHEEIEGYDIQSESRVIEVKGSKKESPSVNLTQKQFGRLKDNSDNYYLYIVRDALQNPSVSIIKGKNILNVKLSVKIDYSELQNLTDSEHSVL